From Ananas comosus cultivar F153 linkage group 8, ASM154086v1, whole genome shotgun sequence, one genomic window encodes:
- the LOC109714605 gene encoding uncharacterized protein LOC109714605, which translates to MAIVVVCSTRALRVVPIATAAKGKSEGVVEEEAALRKGRIEKIDITIDSRHLECFSSSEPLGPLLFKLDPKHHPLEDELHDLEEPRHELVAVVPEEDEGEPEWQRPRRRRRRRQEPPPPEEVEAEEVFGSQVEVEEEEEEEEEEGEARWRARKLLHPLPSPNPKTPLTFRLPLLHPLSSRADTEKGAARCYIKCMLRAGHHQHHHDHDHDAPPPHPQHPFSSLLFDDDHDDDDPDETLIDDHKPSCNPSPAPSMPSVDPTPHISSQFYTFNRDSHALMVRCILESRLATPDEIRGATPRSVLRSWRSVWKDRNEDTAYLTAWKRIQDKLSASPDPSGGGALFFKNNPAQRVSHVEQWHEIVAAAHADPDLLRHLGLKDTVDRIKQSWTVGAKFYGIPESFVRVCVASCPVCTSASSGGAVSPGGSGARTKRRRFEYTETLDVPAKDVPRRLQQLAAKHKVVLCIRQKYIRYKPFMAEVKDYACHRAGEPTSASASSTSGGKKARVLKREPYQSKRCGCGFRIRAIVPITNYNEKDKTFVYQEEGTAVFKLYAVHSGHEPGPLDGNARIVHRLVGHKGALELDPEVYGVSEDNEHVSFASFLGKDDVSDSQNMVLPQIQELRAELGLLEGRVSKMPSDMLGSLSNELLDILHRIKKFSLDGSVHHLEETLAVGDEEVGPWGPEGTHHLDRHDLDRHDRIFSKDDEMIEDEEADLDSGLGHIVQWDRMAAECHDRKIHLIGESLKSDKWMMKEDVGDFDEKSILNCGDDDDVVDSKLIRPLRHDESILADPNLVGMQVDAFYAQKWCDSPSVLPTGDGGDVGFRPV; encoded by the coding sequence CTGGACCCTAAACATCATCCGCTCGAAGACGAACTCCACGACCTGGAGGAACCACGCCACGAGCTAGTTGCGGTGGTcccggaggaggacgagggcgAGCCTGAGTGGCagaggccgcggcggcggcggcggcggcggcaggagCCGCCGCCTCCCGAGGAGGTCGAAGCCGAAGAAGTCTTCGGCTCCCAGGTAGaggtagaggaggaggaggaggaggaggaggaggaaggagaggcgCGCTGGAGAGCTCGCAAGCTACTCCACCCCCTACCCTCTCCCAATCCCAAAACTCCACTAACCTTTCGTTTACCTCTCCTCCACCCTCTTTCTTCGCGCGCGGATACCGAAAAGGGAGCGGCGAGGTGCTATATCAAATGCATGTTGCGGGCGGGNCACCACCAGCATCACCACGACCACGACCACGACGCGCCTCCTCCTCACCCTCAGCACCccttctcctccctcctcttcgACGACgaccacgacgacgacgatcccgACGAAACCCTAATCGACGACCACAAACCCTCGTGCAACCCTTCCCCGGCCCCGTCCATGCCCTCCGTCGACCCCACCCCCCACATCTCCTCCCAATTCTACACCTTCAACCGCGATTCCCATGCCCTCATGGTCCGCTGCATCCTCGAGTCGCGCCTCGCCACCCCCGACGAGATCCGCGGCGCCACCCCGCGCTCCGTCCTCCGCTCCTGGCGCTCCGTCTGGAAGGACCGCAACGAGGACACTGCCTACCTCACCGCCTGGAAGCGCATCCAGGACAAGCTCTCCGCCTCCCCCGACCCCTCCGGCGGTGGCGCCCTCTTCTTCAAGAACAACCCCGCGCAGCGCGTCTCCCATGTCGAGCAGTGGCACGAGATCGTCGCCGCTGCCCACGCCGaccccgacctcctccgccacctcggcCTCAAGGACACCGTCGACCGCATCAAGCAGTCGTGGACCGTTGGCGCCAAGTTCTATGGCATCCCTGAATCCTTCGTCCGCGTCTGCGTCGCCTCCTGCCCCGTGTGTACCTCTGCATCGTCCGGCGGGGCCGTGTCACCGGGAGGCAGCGGGGCCAGGACAAAGCGGCGGCGGTTCGAGTACACGGAGACGCTCGACGTGCCCGCCAAGGACGTGCCGCGCCGGCTCCAGCAGCTGGCCGCCAAGCACAAGGTCGTGCTCTGCATCCGCCAGAAGTACATCCGCTACAAGCCCTTCATGGCCGAGGTGAAGGACTACGCCTGCCACCGTGCGGGGGAGCCGACCTCGGCCTCAGCTTCCTCAACCTCCGGCGGGAAGAAGGCGCGGGTTCTTAAACGTGAGCCATATCAGTCTAAGCGGTGCGGGTGCGGCTTCCGCATAAGGGCCATCGTGCCAATCACCAACTACAATGAGAAAGACAAGACCTTTGTGTACCAGGAGGAGGGCACGGCTGTGTTCAAGTTGTATGCCGTGCATTCAGGGCACGAGCCTGGGCCGTTGGATGGCAATGCGAGGATCGTCCACCGCCTGGTCGGGCACAAGGGCGCGCTCGAATTAGACCCTGAGGTTTATGGCGTGAGTGAGGACAATGAGCATGTATCATTCGCTAGTTTCTTGGGTAAGGATGATGTGAGTGATTCCCAAAATATGGTTCTGCCACAGATTCAGGAGCTTAGAGCTGAGCTTGGGTTATTGGAAGGGAGGGTCTCTAAGATGCCGTCAGATATGTTAGGTTCGCTATCGAATGAGCTGTTGGATATTTTGCATAGGATTAAGAAGTTTAGTTTGGACGGTAGTGTGCACCACTTGGAGGAGACTTTGGCGGTAGGCGATGAGGAGGTTGGGCCATGGGGACCGGAGGGAACCCACCATCTAGATAGGCACGATCTAGATAGACATGATAGGATTTTTAGCAAGGATGATGAGATGATTGAAGACGAGGAGGCCGATCTTGATTCAGGTCTTGGCCACATTGTTCAGTGGGACAGAATGGCAGCAGAATGCCATGATAGGAAAATACATCTTATAGGGGAGAGCCTGAAATCCGACAAGTGGATGATGAAGGAAGATGTTGGTGATTTCGATGAGAAGAGCATTCTCAATTGTggggatgatgatgatgtggTGGATTCTAAGCTCATAAGGCCTTTGAGGCATGACGAATCAATCTTGGCAGATCCAAATCTGGTTGGTATGCAGGTGGATGCCTTCTATGCACAGAAATGGTGTGATTCGCCCAGTGTTTTGCCAACTGGGGATGGAGGGGATGTCGGGTTTAGGCCTGTGTAA